The DNA window ACACTGTTATTTGATACTTCAGGAATCTGAAACTGTAGAGCAGATTGATAGAGATGTTAAGCGTACTCATCCTGAGATGCAATTTTTCAATGGGGATTCTTCTGATGCCTTGTCTAATCAAGTAAGCATTTATTATCTGATATGATGCCAGTTCTTTTTGTCTTTTGTAATGTCCAGTTAGGCTAAATGTGATATATGTTTGTCTTCAGGAGTCGCTAAAGCGTATACTTACCATATTTGCAAAATTAAATCCGGGTATAAGATATGTACAAGGAATGAATGAAGTTTTGGCACCACTCTACTATGTTTTCAAGAATGATCCAGAAGAAAATAATGCtgtaagtgttttttttttcatgacgcTATTTTTGCTTAAAATTGTTGAACGTTGGTTCGTATGTAAGATCCTTGGCTTTAAGGCTTAAATGCCTCGTATGTGGTAGATTTCTTCTATACAGATTTCCTGAATTCATTCACTGGTAAGTGGTTCCCTGCCTGTTGGAACCATGTATCATGTACTTTATCTGACTTTGGTGTACTGCCTAAGTGACTATTAttcattcttttttcttctgaagTTACCAAAGTAGAAACATTTCACTACTATTGTTAGATAGCTTTACCATGtaccttattttttattatgcAAGTATGGCTGCTAGATGGGTGATGACTGGAGAGAAACAATGATGTTATCTATAGAATATAAGCATCGGCTAACTCTGTGCCCATACACCTTTTAATTTCTTATGTAAACAGGAGTCAGCAGAGCCGGATGCATTTTTCTGTTTCGTTGAGCTGCTTAGTGGATTTCGGGATAACTTTTGCAAACAGCTTGACAACAGTGTGGTGGGCATACGCTCCACAATCAGCAAGTTATCCCAGCTCCTGAAAAGGCACGATGAAGAGCTCTGGCGGCATTTAGAGGTTGTGACCAAGGTATTCATTTCAAAAACATTTTTCTTGTTACATTTTACAGTGTATTTCTGCTCCTACTCTAACGCTTTGTATATTCCAGGTTAATCCACAGTTTTACGCATTCAGATGGATCACCTTGCTATTGACGCAGGAATTCAAGTTTCGAGACTGCATCCATATATGGGATGCACTGTTAGGTGATCCTGAGGGACCTCAGGTTAGAAACTGCCATTCCTAGTTCCATGCCATCTGAGAAATTTTTGAAATGCACTATAAAACTCTTATTATCTTATTGCAGGCCACCTTACTTCGAATCTGTTGTGCTATGCTAATTCTTGTTCGAAGGCGGCTCTTGGCCGGGGATTTCACGGCAAACCTAAAGCTTCTCCAGAGCTATCCACCCACAAACATTGACCACCTCTTACATATCGCTAACAAACTGCGAGGGCCTATTCCATACTGATTGATTATCTTTTGTTTCTCATGTTTGTTCTTATATGTTAGTTTGCAATGTTCAAATATGTTGCATTTGAATGTTTGTAAATGATTCTCCCATGCCCTATGTGATTGGATGGTTGATTTGAACCATCGGTTCTCATATAGAGTGGAGTATACCTTTTGGAGCATACTGCTTGTCTTCTTGATAGTTGGTATTAGTTGTCAGACACTAATTTAGGTCACATAGACGCCTTTTCTATAGATGTTATTAACGAATACGCTCTTTTTGGATGTCTTGCGAGATCCCAGCTAAAGCAAACGACCAGCGGACAAGCATCCTATCTCCTTTTCTAGTCTAGATAAAAAGGAATGAACGCATCATATCTCCTTTCCTAGataaacaggaaaaaaaaaaaagcttatgcCCCCATTCATTCCTGATTAAGATAGTTTCTGATTAAGATGTATATCCAATTATGATTTTCGTTTAAATTACTAAAAGATGTCTTTTCTAAAACATTTTATCatgttctaaaatattatattaatcaatttttaatataaaataattaaaaatcaattaatgatATCATACACTAATAGTTTTCTCGTTTTCTCCTTTTATGTGTCTAACAcgctctctgtcccaaaatataagtatttttagctatgaatctaaatatatagttatctagatttatagtttaaaagttgttatattttaagccGGAGGTGGTAATCTTCATCACATTACAACCGAACGGGGCCGAGTGATaagaataataacaaaaaagTTTACCAAAAAGGAGAGAAGTTTCCAGGTTCGTGGGcaaattagatatatatatcaaacAAGTGGAGTGCTGTTTCAGGAAACGAACTATCATTTTCTCGCAAGAGCAACACAAAAGGGCATTTACCACTGGCATTACAAGTTATAACTTAACAAAGAGACATGAATAATGAATCTGATTAGGCAAAAATATGGTTTCTTGATATAGCAAGTTCTCAAGTTGTAACAAATATTTCTATCTTATAAGTTGATAAATAAATGCCGATGCTGTTCTCTACACTCCCTGTGCCGTGCCAGACCAGATCATATCACTCCACCAATGCAAGGAAATAATACTCTTCAAGGGGCTCTCGAACATAAACAACCCAAGAGTCAGCAGAAAGTCCACCTAATGTTGGGGAAGGCCAAAACATTAGCTATCAACAACAGCAGATCAGCTTCTTTCTTGGTAGACCAAAAAACTTGTGTAAGCAGAATGCCGACACCGGTTAAGGCCCAATGCGAGTTCTCACAGAGCTCCAAACCAAAATTATTGCCTACCACTGGAGGCCGTGATATGCTGGCAAAATTCACGAGGAGTACGCAGCTATGATTCTCTAACATATAAGGGATACTGATGTTCAAACAGAAGCTTTTGTCAGCCACTAGCCACAAAAAGTACTTGCGCCGGTACTATGTTGTTCTACTCAGCGCCTTTCTTGCTCCGGAAATTCTTTTGCATCTCTGCAAACTTTTTCTTGCACTGCACCATGGTTTTACCTGGGACAGCGGCAGCCACACGCTCCCATCTTTGGCTTGCATCCTTAGGGAATGCCTTCAAAGCTTGCACAAGAGCCAGCACTTGCGCCTCTGACCAAGCCTCTGGATCTGCTGTTCCAGAAGGTGTTCCATTTGAtacaggagcaggagcaggagcttTCTCGTCAGATGTTTTACTGCTTGCAGGTTGTGCAGGCGCTTTGGATGATGCATCTCCAGATGCTTTCTCAGTAGGCAAACCAACTGTTTCAGTTCTTACAGAAAGAGGTGATGCAATGGATGGTGCCGGCTTGCGTTTCTCGAGGAAAGAGTCAAAAGCTTTGGTAGAGTCCGGTTTCTGCAAAAGAACAGTCTTCGTAGCCTTCAGAATCTCTTCAACAGATCTTCCAGTTCCAATAAACTCTGAGACAACCTCCCATCTCCGGGAGGTTCCTTTTGGATACTTTTGTATTGCTTTCCTAAGCAACTCAATCTCTTCCCTTCCCCATggtttctcttctttcttctcataGTTGCTTAGTGTATTGCCTTGCGTGACCTTTTCACCTGAAGAGGTGGATTTTGCTTTGGAACCATCCACACCATTTGCCTGAATTTTCTTTCCTTCATTTGAGGTACCAGACGAATCTTCTTTGCTCAGTGCACCTCTAAGCAATCTGGCCTTTTCAGTTGTATCTTTGTTCTCCATGCTATCACAGAGCTTCTTCAGTCGTTCCATATCAAGTGACGAGCATGCTGTTTCGACATCATCTTCTGACAGAGAAAAGCGGCTCTCTGCAACTACCGGTGCAACAAGATTGCGCAGACGGGTTTTCTCTTTGCGTAGcagcttcttctccttctccttcaacTTTTTCTGATTGAGAGCAGCCTCTGCAGCTCTCTTTGCTTCCTCTtctttcctcttcctttcctctTCTGCAGCCTTTGCAGCTTCCTCCTCTTGCATCTTTTTGGCCAGGTATtttgcctccttcctcctctgtttctcagccttctcctcctccttccaccGCTGAATTCTTGGATCCTTTTTGTAAGCATTGTCAACAAGAGTCCGTACTCGCGCATACTCCACCTTTTTGGCCTTCTCTTGTAGTTTTGCATTCTGCCTCTCCATCCACCTCTTATGTTCACGAGACTCGGCTTGTTCTAAGTCATACTCATCTGCATGTGGAAATTCCCTCCAGCTCTTGAAGTTGTACCACCAGAAATTGTAGAACTTATCAACTTCTTCTACAGGAGTAGCATCATCTCCTAAAGAAGGAATGGTCTGATTAACAGACCATCGTCCATTTCTCATGAATGCTGGGCCAAAAACCTTGTAGAAATCTTGTGGAGCACAATCCGTTGGGATATCATCATCAAACTCATCAGTTGAGTCAAAAATCCTTCTCTTTGTGGGATCTATGAGGACCTCATAGGCTTCTTGAATGGCCTTGAAGTGGCTCTCTATCTCATCCTTTTTTGCTTGCTTTGCTTCCTCCGTTGCCTCAGCAAGGATAAGAGAAGCCTGCTTGTCAGGATGATGTTTAAGAGCCATATCACGATAACTCTTCCGGATCTGGTCTTCAGTGGCCAAGAACCGCAAATGCCCCAAGCCAAGCAATGCATAATGATCTTGTTGCTGGCTCCCAGatttcttctttcctttgctgCTAAAGGTATCAGAAGCAGCGGAAAAATCTTGGCCTTTGTCATCTGATGAAACACTACGGTCATCAGTTTCTGTATCTTCTTGCTCCCCAAGACCAAGGAGCTTCAATGCTGCAGCATGGAATGAATGGCCAGCAGGTTCATATTTGCATGCTTTTATAGGCAAGCAATTAGATGAGACATATAAAGGAGCCCCATCAATGATCTCTGGAGAATAAGTGATCAACAGACAACTTGTCTGGTAATCCATTTATCAATGCTGCCTTGTTACTAACTGGAAATTTTAGGTGCCCGTGTTCAACTGAATCACACTACTGTACAACCTGTAAAAGTTTGTGTTGATTGGAGAGTCAGGCACAAACTTGAAAGCAATATTTTCATacagcaaagaaaaaaattgaatataagCAAAACTACAATTAGAAGTACCAAATTAAACAGAAGTTGGTAATTcatgaattcaaaatttaaattgaacAATACTCTGCACATAGGCATGTTTTTGGTATTATAAACTGTGGTTGTAAGCTAGAGGTGTGTTTGCCTTGCTACAAAAAATTTAGTAAAGTTAATTTGGCCTTGTTTGGTGGTCTGCTACCAACAGGAGTACCCAAATATTAGCAAAGCGTTTACCTTTGTATGGTAACAGTCCTAATGGATGCCTAGTTCCATTGGCATTACCAATATTTTGGGAAGGCAAATTTTGGAGTCAAACCAAAGCATGTGGACTATATCACAACCTACACGCCTATCTTGTTGTCACCCTATCTTCTTATAAGATATAGTCATAGAGATTGCAACAAATCCCTTTCAGCTTTTTATTCTGTAGGGTTCCAAAAAATTGCAGCTTTCTAATAACTTCTAAAGCTCGTGAATTGTAAATGGTTGGTCAGTAGGAGTACCGACTACCCTATATCATGCAACATTTGGTCAGCGCCAAGCCAGATGGGAACGTCATCAGCAAAACTACATGGACGCAGAACATGGCTAATAAAAAGAATCAACTGTTACAATCTAAAGTTTGTTTAGAGATGATACTTTGTAATTACCATTCCAATTTAGGTCAATCATGAACAACTTAACCAGCTGACCAGCAAATTATCGAAGCCACGATCTCTTGCCCGACGAGGGGAAAAAGGCAAATAATCATCCCGCAGGGCTAACCACACCAGCCCAGCTAAGGCTACCACAAGATACTGGTGTTTAATTGTTTATGCTACCACAAGATCAGTACTAGTGTTTATATGAGGTTTACCCACATAGCAGAATTGACGCATAAAATTGTTTATGCTACCACAAGTGTTTATATGAGGTTAATCCACCTAGCAAAATTGGCGCATAAAATTGTTTATGCTACCACAAGATCAGTTCAGTACTGCTTTTTGCGAAGCGTTCGGGGATAGAGCTTGAGCTTCCTCACCTTGAACAGAAATCGCCTGATCAATCCGCGCAGAGGGAATTAGCGGACTTCTTCCTCGATCGAAGAGCAGtaactgctcctcctcccccaagATTTCACGGCCTGCtgcaaagagaaaagaagaagaagaaattgaaACCGCAGCTCATAAACCAAAACAAGAAACGGTAAGCGCGATCGCCCCCCACCACCCGATCCGTCCTCCACTACTCGTTCGTTACGTTGTCGTTACAAAAAAACATGAACCATCATCCAGCACGCGGAGGCGATCCTCACCTGCCTGGTTGGCTggctgccgcctccctcccgcctGCTCGTCCTGCTCGTCGTCGAGTCGCCGCGCGCCCGCTCGAGAGGTGGTTGCTCGGCGGGTAAGATGGTGCGGTGGAGAGGGATCCCCCGCCGTCCAGGAATcgcggggaaggggaaggggggaagggagaggaaggtgggggtgcgcgccgccggcggaggggaggaggaggaggaggaggtgtcgtGGCGGTGTGGGAAGCTTGGGGGCGGCTAGggttggagaggagaggagaggagaggggggataTGCCGCGTGGTATCTGGGCGGGGGACATTTTAGGGCTTCGGGGGTGATGTGGCTCCTCTGCCGTGTTGGGCTTGGCCACCACCCGGGCCGGTGGGCTGGACAGTCTATACATATTGGGATTCACCTCAGaagttcctttttcttttcttgagaaagaaaagaaaactatctttttactccttccgttttaaaatataagctaAGTCTACGCATCTTTCGACAGAAATTGGAGCTAAAAACTGTCAGTTTTTTTCCCGCCGCAGGATACATGCACAACGGCCAGGATCAGCAGGTCTCTATGCACGTGCTGTTTTTGAATTGTGCAGCACGATTAAATGATTATCTAAGCAACTGTGTACTGTTATTCTACTTTACCAAAATTAATGGAATGAttaacaaaaaaattatattaatcataaaaactATTAACTTGCAAATTACTATGTCAAACAAGCTTACTGGAAaacataactaatttatttgccatttgaaaattgaaaataaaaattacaaacaaatcTACTCAAAGTTACATTCTAactacactatagttacaatgtaactaacatgtaactataatataactataTTGTAACTTTTGTAGTTACACCAAAATTATACTGTAATTTTCTCTTTTGGTGTTATCTCTGATTCTCTGTGTATAGTCGTCTAGTTACTCAAGTATTGGCTTGTTAGGCAGCGAAAAATCATCACGGTGGATTAAGTAGAGATTACAATGCTCCAGAAGTCCAGAGTACATATCACTGAGATGGAGGCAGAGCTTTAATGATTGCCGTGTGAAACGTGAGGAGTTTAACTACTCTACATATACAACATATACAGAGAGCAAACAAATGCACGAATCGTAACGTCATATCTAAGTAATCCAACGAACGAGAAAacgacagatttttttttgcaaaaatcagTCGACAAATTTCTAGCAGATCCGTCTAAACCCTATTTGAGGGAGCAGCTTCAGCATCTTATAGAATCTTTGGCTCTCTTGAAAAGTCTAGATTGCTATCTAAGATTCtgagaatgagaatgagaacaTGTAGTTTTAGAGTCTATAAAATGAACTACAAGTCAAAAACTagaaaacccagcttctccataTTTTCAAAACCTAGCTACCAACCAACAGAGTTCTCAAAATCTTAAACTTCGCAAACAAGACCCTATTACAGGATCTGACTACTACAAATCTAAATAGTATGTCTAGATTTGTAATATTATGAATCTGTTCAGATTTGTAGCTCAAggatgtacttcctccgtttcacaatgtaagtcattctacaatttcccacattcatattgatgttaatgaatctagatagatatatatgtttagattcattaacatcaatatgaatgtgggaaatgctagaatgacttacattgtgaaatggagggaatactaggttaatttattttgttaactTATTTTGACATAAGGGAATAACTTTTAAGAGAAGCCCCGTTTGAGTTCAGTTAAGATGAAGATCGAGTACAAGCACGCAAAACGGAAAAACCATGATTGATTGATggtattttaattatttcaaacttgaaattttgatttatctgaaattttgaagtttctaaaaaatatgtcgtttagcagtttgaaaagcgcgTTAATGAAAACCGAgataaaatatgtatcttaatCAGAAACAAACAAAGGCATACCCCTGTGATctcttaaataaaaaaacaaatggcaTGCAATGAATCCATTGTAAAAGTGTTATCTTTAGGTTGTTTAGAAAATATTAATGATGAGCGTAGAAAGTTCTTTTCAGATGCATTAGTGTTCAActtttattctttttaattGTTTGCACAGATCAGCCCATCTGTGATGGCCTACCTATGACGGATCAAAATGTATCGTCATGGATAATATCATCTTTGAGGGATTAAAGTAAATAGTGTTGTAGATGAGGCTCAAGAAAATGCCCTATCACAGTAAGAACTCATTTGTGACGGATTTATATAAGGACCTGACACATCACGCTCTAACGAGCCCTCATCATTGATGACCTCTTTCTTGTGACAGGTGTTGAGTTTGTACCCATTACAGGTGAGATACCTCACCTCAAACGTATTCAATTCTTATACCATCTGTGGTGATTTCTTtatctattataaaagtttaagatgtttttgcctaCTTTTCGTACGTTGTTACAGTCCGATTCTGTTTTTTTGTCTGGCTTTCCCGAGTCTGTCGCGCGCACGTACGGTAGCGGTCAGGCTGTCGGCCAATCTACCATCACTAGCCAATCTCCTCAACCGGAGCTTTCCTTCCTATTCCCTCTCACCACCAGCTCCGCCTCGCTGAGAAGAACCCATTTCTCTACTTTCCCcctccgtccgccgccaccttgAACCACACCggagcctcctctctctcctcgggACCGAGCTTTTGCCGACCGTGTTCCCAACTTCTCCCTCAATTTCACTGTTTGCCGCCACCTTCCCCGGATACACAGTGAGCGGGAACACATTTTGCCTCtgacgtcgccgcctcccggcTACAGGAGAGCCGTCGCCCTACtcgccctcccctctccctgaGTCCCTCCTCTCGGCTCCctgaaagaagaaagaagagcgGA is part of the Oryza glaberrima chromosome 4, OglaRS2, whole genome shotgun sequence genome and encodes:
- the LOC127771256 gene encoding TBC domain-containing protein C1952.17c-like, giving the protein MADGASANPGDPPSPASARSGQRKHVPDWLNSPIWSAPPPPARHRAPSPPRPPPPPPPPTQPAPPPPPPARSGGAGGGGGSDDGSDGDDDDAASSSRPHLVPEFTVALSRKVVDLAELRRLACQGVPDAAGVRPVVWKLLLGYLPTDHALWAYELEKKRSQYSAFKDELLVNPSEVTRRMEEMTISKGNRHNSEGTGVLPRAEIVHDEHPLSLGKTSVWNQFFQESETVEQIDRDVKRTHPEMQFFNGDSSDALSNQESLKRILTIFAKLNPGIRYVQGMNEVLAPLYYVFKNDPEENNAESAEPDAFFCFVELLSGFRDNFCKQLDNSVVGIRSTISKLSQLLKRHDEELWRHLEVVTKVNPQFYAFRWITLLLTQEFKFRDCIHIWDALLGDPEGPQATLLRICCAMLILVRRRLLAGDFTANLKLLQSYPPTNIDHLLHIANKLRGPIPY
- the LOC127771255 gene encoding uncharacterized protein LOC127771255 produces the protein MDYQTSCLLITYSPEIIDGAPLYVSSNCLPIKACKYEPAGHSFHAAALKLLGLGEQEDTETDDRSVSSDDKGQDFSAASDTFSSKGKKKSGSQQQDHYALLGLGHLRFLATEDQIRKSYRDMALKHHPDKQASLILAEATEEAKQAKKDEIESHFKAIQEAYEVLIDPTKRRIFDSTDEFDDDIPTDCAPQDFYKVFGPAFMRNGRWSVNQTIPSLGDDATPVEEVDKFYNFWWYNFKSWREFPHADEYDLEQAESREHKRWMERQNAKLQEKAKKVEYARVRTLVDNAYKKDPRIQRWKEEEKAEKQRRKEAKYLAKKMQEEEAAKAAEEERKRKEEEAKRAAEAALNQKKLKEKEKKLLRKEKTRLRNLVAPVVAESRFSLSEDDVETACSSLDMERLKKLCDSMENKDTTEKARLLRGALSKEDSSGTSNEGKKIQANGVDGSKAKSTSSGEKVTQGNTLSNYEKKEEKPWGREEIELLRKAIQKYPKGTSRRWEVVSEFIGTGRSVEEILKATKTVLLQKPDSTKAFDSFLEKRKPAPSIASPLSVRTETVGLPTEKASGDASSKAPAQPASSKTSDEKAPAPAPVSNGTPSGTADPEAWSEAQVLALVQALKAFPKDASQRWERVAAAVPGKTMVQCKKKFAEMQKNFRSKKGAE